One window from the genome of Pseudomonas fluorescens encodes:
- a CDS encoding GpE family phage tail protein, translated as MADLAVVFHWAPTDMDPLGLQELMAWRERARARSVTDGQ; from the coding sequence ATGGCCGACCTGGCCGTGGTTTTCCACTGGGCACCGACGGACATGGACCCGTTGGGCCTGCAAGAACTGATGGCGTGGCGCGAACGCGCCCGGGCACGGAGTGTCACCGATGGGCAATGA
- a CDS encoding phage tail assembly protein yields the protein MKTEETLTALPPEDDNSVTLDTPIIRGKTLIDSITLRKPQAGELRGVHLVELLNMDVATLIKILPRISNPSITAPEAAGMDPADLLACGSKISGFLLQKSVKADASLVA from the coding sequence ATGAAGACTGAAGAAACGCTCACAGCCCTGCCGCCAGAGGATGACAACAGCGTCACCCTGGATACGCCGATCATCCGGGGAAAGACCTTGATCGACAGCATCACCCTGCGCAAACCACAGGCCGGTGAGTTGCGCGGTGTGCACCTGGTCGAGTTGTTGAACATGGACGTGGCGACCTTGATCAAGATCCTGCCGCGTATCAGCAACCCAAGCATCACCGCGCCGGAAGCCGCTGGCATGGACCCCGCCGACCTACTCGCCTGTGGCAGCAAGATCTCTGGTTTTTTGTTGCAGAAGTCGGTGAAGGCGGATGCCTCCCTCGTTGCGTAG
- a CDS encoding phage major tail tube protein, with protein sequence MAMPRKLKNLNLFNDANSYLGVVKTVTLPPLGRKMEGYRGGGMNGPVKSDLGFSDDGIQFEWKTGGLDLIALKQFGAVNASSIALRFSGAFQQDDTEAVSAVEIVMRGRHESIEMGEAQPGEDTEHSITTTCSYYKLIVDNEEIIEIDLLNFIEIVDGVDMLEKQRRALGI encoded by the coding sequence ATGGCCATGCCCCGCAAACTCAAGAACCTCAATCTGTTCAACGACGCCAACAGCTACTTGGGCGTGGTCAAGACCGTCACCCTGCCCCCGCTCGGCCGCAAAATGGAAGGCTATCGCGGCGGCGGTATGAACGGCCCGGTCAAGTCTGATCTCGGCTTCTCGGACGACGGTATTCAGTTCGAATGGAAGACCGGCGGCCTGGATCTGATCGCCCTCAAACAATTCGGTGCCGTCAACGCCTCGAGCATTGCCTTGCGCTTCAGCGGCGCTTTTCAGCAGGACGACACCGAGGCCGTCAGCGCCGTGGAGATCGTGATGCGCGGCCGCCATGAGTCGATTGAGATGGGTGAAGCGCAACCCGGTGAAGACACCGAACACAGCATCACCACCACCTGCAGCTATTACAAGTTGATCGTCGACAACGAAGAGATCATCGAAATCGACCTGCTCAATTTCATAGAAATCGTGGACGGCGTCGACATGTTGGAAAAACAGCGCCGAGCCCTCGGCATCTGA
- a CDS encoding phage tail sheath protein produces MTDYLHGVRVIELNDGTRPIRSIPTAVVGMVCTADDADAGVFPFDTPVLITNVQTAIGKAGTTGTLASSLQAIADQTMPYTIVVRVKEGATEEETTSALIGTTTAEGKYTGLKALLAAKARVGMVPRILGVPGLDSLPVATALVSIAQQVHGFAYVSAWGCKTKEEVAAYRANFGAREAMVIWPEFQNWNTVNNATVTASAVAHALGLRAKIDQEVGWHKTLSNVAVNGVTGISADVFWDLQNPATDANYLNSHEVTTLINEGGFRFWGSRTTSNDPLFAFENYTRTAQILADTMAEAHMWAVDKPLHASLVRDITEGVNAKFRELIGTGYLIGGKCWFPDDANGKNTLKAGKLFLDYDYTPVPPLEDLTLRQRITDRYLMDFANKINS; encoded by the coding sequence ATGACCGATTATCTCCATGGCGTGCGGGTCATCGAACTCAACGACGGCACCCGCCCCATTCGCTCCATCCCCACCGCGGTAGTCGGCATGGTCTGCACCGCCGACGACGCCGATGCAGGCGTCTTCCCCTTCGACACGCCGGTCCTGATAACCAACGTTCAAACCGCCATTGGTAAAGCCGGTACCACGGGCACCCTGGCGTCCAGCCTACAGGCCATTGCCGACCAGACCATGCCCTACACCATTGTCGTGCGCGTGAAGGAAGGCGCCACCGAGGAAGAGACCACCAGCGCCCTGATCGGCACCACCACCGCCGAAGGCAAATACACCGGCCTGAAAGCCCTGCTCGCCGCCAAGGCCCGCGTCGGCATGGTGCCGCGCATCCTCGGTGTGCCAGGCCTGGACAGCCTGCCGGTGGCCACCGCCCTGGTGTCTATTGCTCAGCAGGTACACGGCTTCGCCTACGTCAGCGCCTGGGGCTGCAAAACCAAGGAAGAGGTGGCCGCTTACCGGGCCAATTTCGGCGCCCGTGAAGCGATGGTCATCTGGCCCGAATTCCAGAATTGGAACACCGTCAACAACGCCACGGTGACCGCCTCGGCCGTGGCCCACGCCTTGGGTTTGCGCGCCAAGATCGATCAGGAAGTGGGTTGGCACAAGACCCTGTCCAACGTCGCCGTCAACGGCGTGACCGGCATCAGCGCCGACGTGTTCTGGGATCTGCAAAACCCGGCCACCGACGCCAACTACCTCAACAGCCATGAAGTCACCACGCTCATCAACGAGGGCGGCTTTCGCTTTTGGGGCAGCCGCACCACCAGCAATGACCCTCTGTTCGCCTTCGAGAACTACACCCGCACGGCACAGATCCTCGCCGACACCATGGCCGAGGCGCACATGTGGGCGGTGGATAAGCCGCTGCATGCGTCCCTGGTGCGCGACATCACCGAAGGGGTCAATGCCAAGTTCCGCGAGCTGATCGGCACGGGCTATTTGATCGGTGGCAAGTGCTGGTTTCCAGACGACGCCAACGGCAAGAACACCCTCAAGGCCGGCAAGCTGTTCCTCGATTATGACTATACCCCTGTCCCACCGCTGGAAGACCTCACGCTGCGCCAGCGCATCACCGACCGCTATCTGATGGACTTCGCCAACAAGATCAATAGCTGA
- a CDS encoding DUF6124 family protein, whose product MFKVTPNPPESDPTSSYSSLDPEKFHEATERALNYYLKPEQAKPKKEPAADQLFTVVESIDTESLLANLSENLASANAMISDLAFDLEGSRRHVAMGIQQVIEVSELLANRALDIVDPR is encoded by the coding sequence ATGTTCAAGGTCACACCCAACCCTCCGGAATCAGATCCCACCTCTTCCTACTCAAGCCTCGATCCGGAAAAATTCCACGAAGCCACTGAGCGGGCGCTTAATTATTATTTGAAGCCGGAACAGGCCAAACCCAAGAAAGAACCAGCAGCGGATCAGCTCTTCACTGTTGTCGAAAGCATCGACACTGAAAGCCTACTCGCCAACCTCAGCGAAAACCTGGCGTCAGCCAATGCCATGATCAGCGACCTGGCATTCGATCTTGAAGGTTCTCGCCGGCATGTTGCGATGGGTATCCAGCAAGTCATTGAGGTGAGCGAACTGCTGGCCAATCGTGCGCTGGATATCGTCGATCCGCGTTAG
- a CDS encoding phage tail protein, which yields MINQVYRAQLNQLRVSPTDPNILIAEVVLPPDVGGWWVRELALEDKDGVFCAVGNAAPSYKPLLTQGTGRNQVVRMHIITTGTANIQLKIDPSVVLATREYVDNKIQEELYKLDHKQSARLATTTNIKLTGLQKVDGETVVAGDRVLVKDQKSAKENGLYIASTGAWRRAPDADSGAKVTSALVVSVEQGTVQADTIWQLTTDDVIELNTTALTFRQVTQNDAPRRLATQSEVDAGKLDTVAVSPKTMRWGFATALHSNGYIIFPSWLGGLIIQWTRNVIPEGADEVHVNLPIAFPNSYFGCSISTSSANAVSINRYNHSLSGVVLQARSLSSSGLKAPDVQVFFEFICLGR from the coding sequence TTGATCAACCAGGTCTACCGCGCCCAACTTAATCAGCTGCGTGTTTCCCCGACGGACCCAAACATTCTGATCGCTGAGGTGGTTCTGCCGCCTGACGTGGGCGGCTGGTGGGTGCGCGAGTTGGCGCTTGAAGACAAAGACGGCGTGTTTTGCGCCGTTGGGAATGCGGCCCCCAGTTACAAACCTCTGCTGACACAAGGCACCGGTCGTAACCAGGTCGTGCGGATGCACATCATCACCACTGGGACCGCGAATATTCAGCTGAAGATCGATCCTTCGGTAGTGCTTGCGACTCGCGAGTATGTGGATAACAAGATCCAAGAAGAGCTGTACAAGCTCGATCATAAGCAGTCAGCCCGCCTAGCCACCACGACCAATATCAAGCTGACGGGCCTTCAGAAAGTTGATGGCGAGACAGTGGTTGCAGGCGACCGAGTGCTGGTAAAAGATCAAAAGTCGGCCAAGGAAAACGGCCTCTACATAGCCTCTACAGGAGCTTGGCGACGAGCCCCGGATGCCGACAGCGGCGCCAAAGTCACCTCGGCACTCGTTGTGTCCGTTGAGCAAGGCACTGTCCAAGCCGATACGATCTGGCAGCTGACTACAGACGACGTCATTGAGTTGAACACCACAGCACTGACATTTCGGCAAGTGACGCAAAACGATGCGCCCAGACGATTGGCTACCCAGTCAGAAGTAGATGCCGGGAAGCTTGATACCGTGGCGGTATCTCCGAAAACAATGCGATGGGGCTTCGCCACCGCCCTTCATTCAAACGGCTACATCATTTTTCCATCTTGGCTCGGTGGTCTCATCATTCAGTGGACGCGGAATGTGATCCCTGAGGGTGCAGATGAAGTTCATGTAAACCTGCCAATAGCCTTTCCCAATAGCTACTTTGGCTGCTCGATATCAACTTCCTCCGCCAATGCGGTCTCCATAAATCGCTATAACCACTCTCTCAGCGGTGTCGTCTTGCAGGCAAGATCGCTCAGCAGCTCAGGCCTTAAGGCACCAGACGTGCAGGTCTTCTTCGAATTTATTTGCCTAGGGAGATGA
- a CDS encoding phage tail protein I: MADMPLLPSNSTPLERQAAQALAQIQRVPIPLRTLYNPDLCPLPLLPYLAWAFSVDRWDSQWSEAAKRAAIRSAYYIHSRKGTLGSLRRVVEPLGYLIDIVEWWQTEPEGPRATFTLKIGVLESGITEAMYQELVWLIDDAKPLTRHLIGLDIILQTQLNIFIGIALYDGDEIDVYPWSNPDINVDIQAYSNMSIYTLDELDVYPHGE; this comes from the coding sequence ATGGCCGACATGCCGCTGCTCCCGAGCAATTCGACGCCGCTGGAGCGGCAAGCTGCACAGGCACTGGCCCAAATCCAACGTGTCCCTATCCCGCTGCGCACTTTGTACAACCCTGATCTTTGCCCATTACCGCTGCTGCCCTATCTGGCCTGGGCCTTCTCCGTAGATCGCTGGGACAGTCAGTGGAGCGAAGCGGCCAAACGTGCCGCCATCCGCAGCGCGTACTACATCCACTCGCGCAAAGGCACCCTCGGCTCGCTGCGCCGTGTCGTCGAGCCGTTGGGGTATTTGATCGACATCGTGGAGTGGTGGCAGACCGAACCTGAAGGCCCTCGGGCAACCTTCACGCTGAAAATAGGCGTACTCGAAAGCGGTATCACCGAAGCGATGTACCAGGAGCTGGTATGGCTCATCGATGACGCCAAGCCTCTGACCCGACACCTGATCGGCCTCGACATCATTCTGCAAACCCAACTGAACATTTTCATCGGCATCGCGCTTTACGACGGCGATGAAATCGATGTGTACCCCTGGAGCAATCCCGATATCAACGTGGACATCCAGGCCTACAGCAACATGAGCATTTACACCCTCGACGAACTGGATGTGTATCCCCATGGTGAATGA
- a CDS encoding baseplate J/gp47 family protein, with product MSSFVAIDLSQLPAPQVVEQIDYEQILAERKAYAISLWPVEERAEIAARLNLESEPLTKLLQENAYREMIWRQRVNEASSANMLALARGTDLDNLAANYNVRRLVIQAAKPSVIPPIPLQMESDDSLRERAQMAWEGLSTAGPRNSYIFHARSAHGQVADATAESPLPAEAVVTVQSILGDGTAPPALLAAVKTYLSDDDRRPVGDRLTVQSAKIIPYQVKAKLFPSSFGPENELSMTAANAKLFSFVHQRRRLGLEVSESIIHASLHVEGVRKVVLQDWIDIVATPYEAPYCTDIDLAWGVE from the coding sequence GTGAGTTCGTTTGTTGCCATCGATCTGAGCCAGCTTCCAGCGCCACAGGTGGTCGAACAGATCGATTACGAGCAGATCCTCGCCGAGCGCAAGGCCTACGCCATCAGCCTATGGCCCGTCGAAGAGCGCGCCGAGATCGCTGCGCGCCTCAACCTGGAATCGGAGCCGTTGACCAAACTGCTCCAGGAGAATGCCTACCGCGAAATGATCTGGCGTCAACGTGTCAATGAAGCCTCTTCGGCAAATATGCTCGCCCTCGCCAGAGGCACCGACCTGGACAACCTGGCCGCCAACTACAACGTCAGGCGCTTGGTCATTCAGGCTGCCAAGCCGTCCGTCATACCACCGATTCCGTTGCAGATGGAGAGTGACGACAGTCTGCGAGAACGGGCGCAGATGGCGTGGGAAGGACTGAGCACCGCGGGCCCGCGCAACAGCTACATCTTTCATGCCCGGTCGGCTCACGGGCAAGTCGCTGATGCCACTGCCGAGAGCCCATTGCCGGCTGAAGCGGTGGTAACGGTGCAATCGATACTCGGCGACGGCACCGCTCCACCCGCCCTGCTCGCCGCCGTCAAAACCTATCTCAGTGACGACGACCGACGCCCTGTAGGCGACCGATTGACCGTGCAAAGCGCCAAGATCATCCCTTACCAAGTCAAGGCCAAACTGTTCCCGTCATCCTTCGGACCTGAAAACGAGCTGAGTATGACGGCAGCAAACGCGAAGCTATTCAGCTTCGTGCACCAGCGACGTCGCTTGGGCCTGGAAGTGTCTGAATCGATCATTCACGCCTCGCTGCATGTCGAGGGCGTGCGCAAAGTCGTGCTGCAGGATTGGATCGATATCGTCGCCACACCTTACGAGGCCCCGTATTGCACAGACATTGATCTGGCATGGGGCGTTGAATAA
- a CDS encoding GPW/gp25 family protein codes for MNRHTGASLSSEESIAQSMSDILSTRLGTRVMRREYGSLLPDLVDHPFNDITRLQVYAATVIALMRWEPRISLSRVQFLGTTLQGQASLDIEGSIVDSNQPLSLSVPLHLGGSA; via the coding sequence ATGAACCGACACACCGGGGCTTCCCTCTCCTCCGAAGAAAGCATCGCTCAATCCATGAGCGACATCCTCAGCACCCGCCTCGGCACCCGTGTGATGCGCCGCGAATACGGCAGCCTCCTACCCGACCTGGTGGACCATCCATTCAACGACATCACCCGCTTACAGGTGTACGCCGCCACGGTTATCGCACTGATGCGCTGGGAGCCGCGCATCAGCCTCAGCCGCGTGCAGTTTCTAGGCACCACGTTGCAAGGCCAGGCGTCACTGGACATCGAAGGCAGTATTGTCGATAGCAATCAGCCGCTGAGTTTGAGTGTGCCCCTGCACTTAGGGGGGAGCGCGTGA
- a CDS encoding phage baseplate assembly protein V gives MNDLPALARLIENLIRYGTIAAVQMKPPRVRVKTGSLTTTWLPWIALRAGADREWNPPTENEQVLLFSPSGQLANGVVLTGLFSDHIPANGDREGLHRYTYRDGTVIEYDSIAHHLNAALTDGGTTTLTSPGGINLVGDITHKGNYTQTGNQTITGEVSVSADVVAAGISLVKHLHGGVMSGGGKTENPE, from the coding sequence ATGAACGACCTACCCGCCCTCGCCCGCCTAATCGAAAACCTCATCCGCTACGGCACCATAGCCGCCGTCCAGATGAAGCCCCCACGCGTGCGAGTAAAAACCGGAAGCCTCACCACGACCTGGCTACCTTGGATCGCCCTACGAGCCGGCGCAGACCGCGAGTGGAATCCTCCGACAGAAAACGAGCAGGTCCTTCTCTTCAGCCCCTCCGGCCAACTCGCCAACGGCGTCGTCCTGACAGGCCTATTCAGCGACCACATCCCAGCCAACGGCGACCGCGAAGGCCTGCACCGTTACACCTACCGCGACGGCACGGTGATTGAGTACGACAGCATCGCCCACCACCTCAACGCCGCCCTCACCGATGGCGGCACCACCACCCTGACCAGCCCCGGCGGCATCAATCTAGTCGGCGACATCACACACAAGGGCAACTACACCCAGACCGGCAACCAGACCATCACCGGTGAGGTCTCCGTCTCGGCGGACGTGGTGGCGGCCGGCATCAGCCTAGTCAAACATCTACATGGCGGTGTCATGTCTGGTGGCGGCAAGACGGAGAATCCGGAATGA
- a CDS encoding restriction endonuclease codes for MNDLIGAARNFEKTISTLLTHSGFALLTKTPSHADFFIKQNSKIWAVEVKYYKTHRAQLKLLSNAAQQIRQELDKNPKLSGMLIVSCIITEAQREYLKREYRVVVLDRQLLLHLASNSPEITEDLHALFEINPDDLSIAVDQFYDLAADISSLQATEHTTPPSVDTTGTILCKELRAIKPGKPAWNDYETKCREILEYLFKDHLTGWKKQQKTEDDLNRFDFVCRIKPSTEFWNFVLQHLHSRYILFEFKNYSKPIKQGQVLTTEKYLLEKGLRKVAIMITRKGAHESAIKMAQGAMREIGKLIIILDDEQICKMLHMKEKGSDPTDYLFEITDEFLLSLPR; via the coding sequence ATGAATGATTTAATCGGAGCAGCTCGTAATTTTGAAAAAACAATCTCCACATTACTTACGCACAGCGGTTTCGCACTACTTACTAAAACCCCGTCACACGCCGACTTTTTTATAAAGCAAAACAGCAAGATCTGGGCAGTAGAGGTCAAATACTACAAAACACACAGAGCACAACTAAAACTTCTTAGTAATGCCGCACAACAAATACGCCAAGAATTGGATAAGAATCCGAAATTATCGGGCATGCTGATCGTCTCGTGCATCATTACGGAGGCACAGAGAGAATATCTCAAACGAGAATATAGGGTCGTAGTTCTAGATAGGCAGCTCCTTTTGCACCTAGCCTCTAACTCCCCGGAAATAACGGAAGACCTACATGCACTATTTGAAATCAACCCAGACGACTTATCAATTGCCGTCGATCAGTTCTACGATTTAGCAGCAGACATTAGCTCTCTCCAAGCCACCGAACATACGACACCTCCATCGGTAGACACCACTGGCACGATTCTATGCAAAGAGTTACGAGCAATAAAACCCGGAAAGCCAGCGTGGAATGATTATGAAACAAAATGCAGGGAAATACTTGAATACCTCTTCAAGGATCATTTGACAGGTTGGAAAAAACAGCAAAAAACCGAGGATGACCTAAATCGTTTTGATTTTGTGTGCAGAATAAAACCATCGACTGAATTTTGGAATTTTGTTCTTCAGCATCTGCACAGCAGATATATTCTTTTCGAATTCAAAAACTACTCCAAACCTATCAAACAAGGCCAAGTCCTAACAACTGAAAAATACCTTCTTGAAAAAGGCCTACGAAAAGTCGCCATCATGATTACGCGGAAAGGCGCACATGAAAGCGCAATAAAAATGGCGCAGGGGGCGATGCGTGAGATTGGGAAGCTTATTATCATTCTCGATGATGAGCAAATATGCAAAATGTTGCATATGAAAGAAAAAGGCAGCGACCCGACTGACTACTTATTCGAAATCACTGACGAGTTTCTGCTTTCCCTGCCCCGCTGA